The Deltaproteobacteria bacterium region CTCCGGCAGGCGCAATTTATCCCGGCTTGCCGCCATAGAAAATAAATTAATCCGCTTTATGCTCCGTCAGCTTGCCGGGGAGCCGTTGATGAAGGGAGAAATCTTACTATGAAATATATGCGTTCAATTTTACCGGTCATACTGGTTCTGGTCATGAGTGCTCCTGCCGGGGCGGAGCTTAAGGCTGAAGATATTATTATTGTCTTTAACCGCAATATGGCCGAGAGCCGGTCTGTGTCGAAATATTACAGTAAAAAGAGAGGTGTTCCCCCTAAAAATATAGTAGGCGTCAATGTGTCAACATCGGAAAGTATGGGGCGCAGGGAATACGAAAAGAAGCTCCTTCCCCATGTCCGCCCGGCAATAGAGAAACTAAAGGCTGAGGGACGAAATCCTGCGGTCCTCCTCGTTTACGGCATACCGCTAAAAATAAAGGAATGGGGCAAGAAAAAGGAAGAGGAGACCTTTAAAAAACTGGCGGCAGCCAGGGTGAGAGAATACCAGGAACTCATGCTCAGGATGATTATGGAGGTTGAAACGCTAATTGGGGATAAAAACAATACAACTCCCGCAACGGTGGAAGAGGCCATAAAGCGGGGAGACAGGACGACAAAGGAAGCCCTCAGCTTTATCAAAACGCCCTCTGCCGGCAAGAAAGACAGGGAGAAAAAGATGAAAGTTGCCTCCATAATTTTTCGCCTTACCGGTTTTTCAAGTGTGGCCCGTGAGATAGAGAGAAAGCAGGCAGGCATGGGCCGGAAAGATATGGACATAACAGAGATTGACGGCATTGTAAAGTGGAATGCAATTCTTGAACGCCAGTTGAACGAAGTAAGTTTTTATGGCATTTTCCCTGAAAATGCCGGTCAGGTGGCTACGGCAATCAGGATTACAAGGGGAATTATGGGGGAACTCATTTTCTGGGATAATCTCCTTAAAAAGGGGGATGATGAAATGAATTCATCCTCTGTCGACAGCGAATTGACTATGGTCATGGCAGGTCCTTATCAGCTTAACAGGTGGCTTGGCAATCCGCTCAATAAAATATATGACAGCTTGCCGGGCATTGAGCAATTCAGGGAGAAGGTTGTCATGGTCGGCCGTCTCGATGGCCCCACTGCGAAGAGTGCAAGGCGGCTCGTCGACGATGCTCTGGAGGTTGAAAAAAAGGGCTTGAAAGGGACTTTTTATATCGATGCCAGGGGGCTTAAGGGAAAAGACAGTTACGGCCGCTACGATAGTCATCTTTATGCCCTCTATGACAGGGTTAAGAGGAAGAGTAAAATGAAGACGGTCTTTAATGATGAAGAGGGACTTTTCCCGCCAGATTGCTGTAAAGATGCCGCCCTTTACGTGGGCTGGTATTCTCTCGGAAAATATGTCGATTCCTTTGACTGGGTAAAGGGGGCCGTTGCATTTCACGTGGCAAGTTCGGAGGCCTCTACATTGAGGAAAAAAGGGAGTCAGGTATGGGTAAAAAGGATGCTCGAAGAGGGCGTTGCCGCATCGATCGGTCCTGTTTCAGAGCCTTACCTCGATTCATTTCCCTTGCCTCATATTTTCTTTCCCCTGCTTATGACGGGAAAACATTCCCTCATGGAGGCTTATTACCAAAGCACGCCTTATCTTTCCTGGCGCCAGCTCATCATCGGTGATCCCCTTTACAGGCCTTTTAAGGGGGAACCTGCTATCCCCCTGAATTGAAAGTTTTAAGTGATGACGCTGTGAATGTCCGAAAGAAAGGGAGGACGCCGGCCTTATGCTATGAACCTTTGGCCCACATATTTCTGCCGAATTTCCAGTAACCGTGAACATTATTGAACCTGGCGTCAATGTCGGTATCCATGGGGGTAACGTGCCCTTTAATCAGCGGTTCCAGGTATTTGGAAAGGACTCTGCCCCCGCCGCCGGTAACGATCATGTTGTCAATGTCCCAGTCATCCACCCAGAGGCGGTCTGCTTCATTGGCGACCTTGGTGGCAAGCTGGCTGAAAATCTCTCTGGTCTGTTCCTCGATGTTATACTCCTCTCCCCTGATCTTGATTCTCCCCTTGTCGACTGCATCGTAGAGCCTGTAAAGTTCCACGTTGACGCCACTTTGTTCACGAAGACCGGTGGCAAGCAGATTAAAGGCCCTGGCTATGCCCGAGTCGGTTGTTCGGCTGCCCCGTTCCGAATAGTGCATTTTGTCTGAAACGGAGTAGTCGGACGTCCGAAAGCCGACATCGATAATGCCGTACTTTTCACTTACAGGCCGCTTGTCTTTCAATTCACCCCGCTCA contains the following coding sequences:
- a CDS encoding TIGR03790 family protein; its protein translation is MKYMRSILPVILVLVMSAPAGAELKAEDIIIVFNRNMAESRSVSKYYSKKRGVPPKNIVGVNVSTSESMGRREYEKKLLPHVRPAIEKLKAEGRNPAVLLVYGIPLKIKEWGKKKEEETFKKLAAARVREYQELMLRMIMEVETLIGDKNNTTPATVEEAIKRGDRTTKEALSFIKTPSAGKKDREKKMKVASIIFRLTGFSSVAREIERKQAGMGRKDMDITEIDGIVKWNAILERQLNEVSFYGIFPENAGQVATAIRITRGIMGELIFWDNLLKKGDDEMNSSSVDSELTMVMAGPYQLNRWLGNPLNKIYDSLPGIEQFREKVVMVGRLDGPTAKSARRLVDDALEVEKKGLKGTFYIDARGLKGKDSYGRYDSHLYALYDRVKRKSKMKTVFNDEEGLFPPDCCKDAALYVGWYSLGKYVDSFDWVKGAVAFHVASSEASTLRKKGSQVWVKRMLEEGVAASIGPVSEPYLDSFPLPHIFFPLLMTGKHSLMEAYYQSTPYLSWRQLIIGDPLYRPFKGEPAIPLN